The DNA segment CGCGTCGTCCCGGCAGCCCGCCGCGCGCAGCTTCTGCATCATCCGCGGCATCACGGTCTCGCTGGAGCCGGTGCCGAGCGCCAGCAGCAGTTCCTCACGGGTGTAGCGGACGAACTTCCACAGGCTCAGCCCGGTGACGATCCTCAGCGCGCAGCCGAGCAGCACGAGGAAGGCCAGCGCGACCCCGTAACAGGCCGCGATCAGCTTCCCGTACGTCGACATCGCGCCCAGGCCGTACTCCCCCACCAGGTGGGCGGTGGCGCCGAGGACCGCGAGCGGGGCCAGCCGCATCAGGAAGCCGACGACGGCGAACACGACATCCTGTGCCTGCTCGATCAGCGGCAGGATCTGCGGCACCTTCGTCTGCCCGAGGTGCAGCAGCGCGGCGCCCACCAGGCAGGCCAGCACCAGGACTTGCAGCAGCGAGTTCTCGGCGAACGCGCCGACCGCGCTGTCCGGCAGCGACTCCAGGACGAACTGGGCGGCGGAGGGCAGGTGCCCGCCGCCCGTCCGGGCATCCACCGCGCCCTTGTCCAGGGATGCCGGGTCGATGTGCATCCCGGCTCCGGGCGCGAAGACATTGCCGGCCAGCAGGCCGACGACGAGCGCGACGCTGGTCGCCACCTCGAACCAGATCAGCGCCTTGACCCCGATCCGGCCGAAGGCCCTGAGGTCGCCCGCCTTGGTGATCCCGGCGACGACCACGCAGAAGACCAGCGGCGCGATCATCGCCTTGATCAGGCGGACGAAGCCGTCGCCGAGCGGCTGGAGCGAGGATCCCGCCTGCGGCCACAGGCGTCCGACGAGGACACCGAGGACCAGGCCGATGAGCACCTGCGCGAACAGGCTGGTGCGCAGGAGCCGGCCTGCGCGGCGGATGAGGCTTCCGGTGGCGTGCGGCACGGGCACTCCTCCATGGACGGATTCTGTGATGCGGAAGTGGACTTCCGCAGTCCGTCACTATGGCCGCTTGTTGTTCACCACGAAAGAGGTCGGTGCAACTTCCCCGGAAATCTTGGAGCTTGGTCCAAGGGGGAGCACAGGCCCGCCGCATGCGGGCAGGGGTGACGGCCGCGTGGACCACCACGCGGCCCGCGCTCAGGCCGCCAGGTGCGCCCTGTCCCCCATGACCACCACGGGGTGCCGTGCCGGATCGAGGGCGCGCAGCAGCGCCCGCATCCCGGACTTCGGGATGCTGACGCACGCGGACGTCCCGCTGCCGTGGTCCAGGTGGAGCCAGACGCCGCCGCCCTTGGACTGGCCCTGCGGGCGTGACGGGTCCAGCGGGGAGGTCCCCTTGACGCGGTTGTAGTTGATCGCGACGACGTAGTCGAAGTCGTGCCGGGTGCTCTTGGCCCAGTACGACGGCGGAGTGAACGCCGAGGAGTGCGTATAGGGCAGCTTGGCGCCGGGGTCCTGGAGCACACCGCCCGCGTCGGTCAGCGAGAACACCCCGACGGGACTCCGCTTGTCGCCCTCGTGGTGATCGGCCGTCCAGCCGCGCCGGCCGTTGTGGGCGGTCCAACTGCTGTCGCGGTCCCAGCCCTTGGCGCCCTTGTCGTACAGGACGACGGTGGCGTCGGCGGAGTCCACGCCCTTGCCGTAGACCGCCACGACCTGCCCGGAATCGGCCGGGATCCGCGACCGCAGGGCGGTGCCGACGTCGGGGATGTTCTTGAGGTGGGTGGTGGCCGAGGCGCCGCGGGCCGGGCCGCCTGGGCGCTCCCCCTTGCCCGCGCCGTCTCCCTTGCCGTCCCCGTCCTTGCCGCCGCCCGCACCTCCGCAGCCCGCCAGAAGGACCAGTCCCGTCGCGACCGCCGCCGCCATCCGCATCGCACTGCCCGCTGTTCGCATGACCCCCATGGTCGCACCGTCGGCCTGACGGCCTTTCGGCGCCCGGCAGCCGTTCACGGGCCGCCACACGATTGTCCGGATCGCGGGGCCACAGCGGAAAAACCGTTTGAAATCAACCCACGTCGCGGGCCAACCTTCCAGAACCTCCGCCGGAGACGAGACGGACGAGAGGGCATTCCACCTGCCGCAACGGCCTGTTGCCGCCCACCCACCACGACTTCGCCTGGGGCATCATGCACATTCGCGACCTTCCGCATCCCGATCCGGGCGTCCCGGACGTCCGTACGGGCGGCGCCTTCCTCCTATGGCTCTGCGGACAACAGCTCGGCGGGCAGTTCAAGGCCCTCGCCTGGGGGCTGGTGAACGTCGGCGGTATCGCCGCCTCCCCAGTGCCGGTGGGCCTTGCCGTGCAGGCCGTGGTGGACCGCGACGCCGGCCGGCTCGTCCTGGCCGGCGGCCTGGTCCTCGCCCTGGGCGCGCTGATCGCGCTCGGCGGCATGATGCTGCACCGCGCGGCCGTCACCAACTGGATCACGGCGGTCGCCCGGATGCAGCAGCTGCTCGCCCGCAAGACCACGGAACTCGGCTCGGCGATGACCCGGCGGGTGGCGGCCGGGGAGATCGTCGCGGTCAGCACCGGCGACCTGGAGAAGATCGGCTGGTTCGTCGAGGCGCTCTCCCGGTTCGCCGCCTCCGCGGTCGCCGCGGCCGGCGTCTCCGTGGCGCTGGTCCTCTACCGTCCGGAACTGGGAGTACTCGTCGCCGTCGGCGTGCCCGTGATGGCGCTGGCCGTGCTGCCGTTGCTGCCGCGCGCCACCCGACGGGCCGACGCGCAGCGCGAGAAGGCCGGCCAGGCCACCGAGCTGGCCTCCGACACCGTCGCCGGCCTGCGCGTCCTGCGCGGCATCGGCGGCGAGGAACTCTTCCTCGGCCGCTACCGCAGCGCCTCCCAGGAAGTACGCGAGGCCGCCGTCCGCAGCGCCCGGATGTGGTCGCTGATCTCGGCCGTCCAGGTGCTGCTGCCGGGCCTGCTGCTCATCGCGGTGGTCTGGTACGGCACCCGGCTCGCCCTCGACGGCA comes from the Streptomyces angustmyceticus genome and includes:
- a CDS encoding cation:dicarboxylate symporter family transporter; amino-acid sequence: MPHATGSLIRRAGRLLRTSLFAQVLIGLVLGVLVGRLWPQAGSSLQPLGDGFVRLIKAMIAPLVFCVVVAGITKAGDLRAFGRIGVKALIWFEVATSVALVVGLLAGNVFAPGAGMHIDPASLDKGAVDARTGGGHLPSAAQFVLESLPDSAVGAFAENSLLQVLVLACLVGAALLHLGQTKVPQILPLIEQAQDVVFAVVGFLMRLAPLAVLGATAHLVGEYGLGAMSTYGKLIAACYGVALAFLVLLGCALRIVTGLSLWKFVRYTREELLLALGTGSSETVMPRMMQKLRAAGCRDDAVGLVLPTGYSFNLDGASIYLSLGTLFIAQAIGVDLSLGQQITVVLVLMLTSKGMAGVPGSAFLALSATASALGVIPAGAVALLLGVDRIMDSMRVATNLLGNCVAVFAVSRWEGALDRVTAKKVLNGELPGTASADRAGDRQEPREATAEPGGAASVTTRDT